Part of the Bifidobacterium crudilactis genome is shown below.
TCGGGAAGACCCGCCTCCGCAAGCAATCCTGCGATGCGATCATCGATTGAGGAACCGGTGACGTTGCGTTTGGCGATGTCCCAGGCCTTGTCCTGATTCACACCGGCCTGAATGAGATCCTGGGCCACACGCCAACGTGTTTCCGAACCCGGAATCCACTCGTCGGTGAAATAGGCAAGCTTCTTGTCCACATCCTTGACACCGGCCTCGGTGATGGCCTGCTTGGATTCTGCAAGCAATCCAGGAAGTTCCTTGGATGAGATGAAGAGCTCGTCGTCCTTCTTCTGCAGGTCTACTTCGGCATTGGCGAAGGCTTTGGACAGGTTGGAACGCTTCTCGTGCTTGACGTCCATCCCATTGGCCTTGAGCGCTTCCTCGACCTGCTTGCCGATGCGCCACACCGGGTTGAGATTACTCATCGGGTCCTGCGGTACCAGACCCATTTCGCGGCCGCGAATATGCTCGAAATCCTTGGTGCTCAGGGAGGTGATGTCCTTGCCCTCCAGCTCGATGCTGCCGCCGACGACATGTCCTGTTCCGGGCAGCAGTCCGAGCACGGCCATCGCGGAAGTGGACTTGCCCGAGCCGGACTCGCCGACTATCGCAACCCACTGCCCGGGATAGACGTTGAAGGAGGAATCCCGCACGGCATGCACGGCCCCTCCCGTGTCCGTAGTGAAGTCGACCTGTAGGTTTTTCACCTCAAGAAGCGGTTTGTCCGGAGACAGCACCGTTCCTGACGCCTGTTGTGCTTGCGCGGCGTCAGCGACGGGACGATTGTGTTCGTTGTTCACGTGTTCAGTCATAATTCCTCCGCTCAGGCAGTCCGGCTCTTGGGATCAAGTGCGTCTTTGACGGCATCGCCCATCATGATGAATGCGAGCACCGTTATCGCCAATGCGAGCGACGGGTAGAACAACACCTGAGGTTGGACTCGTAGCAACACCTGCGCTGTCGAAATATCCCCGCCCCAACTCACGACTGTCGAAGGCAAACCTATACCCAGGAAGCTGAGCGTCGCTTCGGAAACGATGTACGAACCAAGCGAGGTGGTGGCGATCACGATGACCGGCGCCAGAGAGTTCGGGATCACATGACGGAAGAGGTTACGCATAGGAGATGACCCCAAAGCCGTCGAGGCAGTGTTGAATTCGAGGTTCTTGGTCTCCATCACCGAACCTCTGGTGATACGAGCGACCGAAACCCAACCAAAGAGTGCCAGTACGAGAACCACCTTCCAGATGGAAGACGACGTGCGAAACATCTGCAGTACCACAATCGCACCCAGAAGCAGAGGAATGGCGAAGAAGATATCGGTGACGCGGCTCAAAAGCGCATCCACCCAACGACCATAATATCCGGCGATGGCACCGACAAGACCTCCGAACAGCGTGGCGATGAGCGTGGTGAGAATACCCACGCTAACCGAGGTGCGCGTTCCGTAGACCACTCGTGAATATATGTCGCAGCCTTGCTGATCGAAACCTAAAGGATGCCCCTTGCTACCCGGATTCAAGGAGTTCTGCAGTGTGCAGTAGTTCGGATCCAGTTTTGTGAAGAGCTGGGGGAATACGGCCACGATAAGAATGAATATGATCAGCAGTCCCGAGATGATGAACAAGGGATTCTTGCGCAACGTACGCCACGCATCTGCCCACATGCTGGTCGCCGGTTCGTCCTCATCGACCGTGTCCACCTCCTTGAGAGGTGTTTCGTCCAAGGGAGCGACAAAGCGCTCCTGTCCCGGGAAAGGTGTTATGACGAAGTCCTCTGCAACACCAGAAGTTGCGTCTCCGGACATGGTTCCTTCTTGTTCTGACTTCATTTGTTCAGACATCGTTATCCTCTCACGCATACCGGATTCGTGGGTCGAGCACCGCATACAGCATGTCCACCACCAGATTGCAGATCACGAAGATCAGGACGAGAATCGTCACGATTGACACCACCAGAGTGCCTTCGCCACGCAAGATGCCTTGGTACAAGGTATTGCCCACACCTTGGATATTGAAGATTCGTTCGGAGATCATTGCGCCGCCCATAAGAGCACCGATATCAGTGCCGAGGTATGTCACGACCGGAATCATGGAATTCCTGAGGATATGCCTCATCGTCACCGAATTGTTCGTCATGCCTTTGGCACGAGCGGTACGCACGTAGTCCTCATTCATATTCGAGGAGACCTCGGAACGCGTGAGCCGGATGATATATGCCATGGATACGCTACCCAGCACCATTGCGGGCATCAGCAGATCCAGGAAGCCTGGATTGGTGCCGGCCGTCACCGGCAGAATATGCCACTTCACGCCGAAAACGAACTGCATTACAAAGCCCGTTACGAAGGTGGGCACGGAAATCAGCAACAAGGAAACGACCAGTATGACGGTGTCATACCACTTGCCCTTTTTCAGACCCGAGATGATGCCGAAGATGACACCGAAAATCGCTTCGAAAACAAAAGCCATCAACGCCAGTTTGATGGTTACCGGAAATGCTCGCCCAATAACGTCAATGACCTGCTGTCCGCTGAAGGTTTTCCCGAAATCAAGCGTCATGGCATTCTTCAGGAACAAGAGATACTGAATGATGAAAGGCTTGTCAAGATTGTATTCAGATCGTATCTGTGCTGCTACGGCCTCATTGATCGGCTTATCGCCAAACATGGCTTTTACCGGGTCACCCGGCAGCGCGAACACCAAAGCGTAGATCAGCAGAGTCGTGCCGATCACCACTGGGATCATCTGCAGCACTCGTCTGAGCAGATATTTACCCATCGGCTTGCTCCTTATCGTTTATCCGGATATCGCATTCCGGCTTCATAATTACTCCAACCATCCCTTAAACATGGAAATGTGCATTGAGCGTGGCAAGGACCGGAATCGCATGATCCTTGCCACGCTCTTTGCACAAAACTTCAGACCGTCAGCTTACTCCTACTTGGTGAGGTCTTGGTAGACAGGAAGGTTCTTCCAGTTCATGGTGAAGCCCTTTACGCCCTTTGCTGCAACACCGTTGGCGTTGGAGTAGTAAAGCGGGACGGCAGGCAGATCCTTGAGAAGGATTTCCTGAGCCGCCTGATAATCCTTGTTCGCGTCGTCCTCGCTGGAGCTGCTTGCTGCCTTGCTGATCAGTTCGTCGAAAGCGGTGTTCTTGTAGTCGCCATCGTTCGAACCGTTACCGTCAGCTGCCGAGGAGGAGTACAGCGGCTTCAGGTAGTTCTCTGCCGACGGGTAGTCGGGCTGCCAGCCCGTACGGAAGGCGGACTTGATGGAACGGTCGCTCACTGCTGCACGGAACTCGCTGAAAGTTGGCATCGGGTTGGTTGCCGCGTCAATGCCGAGGGTGTTCTTCACGGAGTTGACGATGGCATCGTACACCGGCTTTGCGCCACCGTCGGCGTTATAAGCGAAGGTCAGCTTGTCGGATGAATTCCAAGCGGAAATCTTGTTGGCTTCGTCCCAAAGCTTCTTGGCCTCGGTCTTGTTGTACTTGAGTACCGAATTGCCCTTGAGGGAGTCAGAGAACCCTGGGGTCACGGGTGAAGTGAAATCGACAGCCGGGGTACCGACACCGCCGAGAACCTTGTCTACGATGGCCTTGCGGTCGATGGACATGGAGATTGCCTGACGACGCAGGTGGCCTTCCTCGTCATTCTTGAAGTGCTCGAGAGTGGAGGGGAAGGTGAAGGACTGGAAGACCGAGCCTGCCTTGTTATAGGCCTGAAGGGTGTCGTCCTTTTGGAACGTGGTGGTTGCCGAAGCAGGAACGGTTTCCAGTACGTCGAGGTTTCCTGCCTGAACATCAGCATATGCAGGATCGACATCGGTGTACATCTTGAAGGTGATGCCACCGTTCTTGGCAGGAGCGTTGCCCTTGTAAGCATCGTTCTTCACGAGCTTGATGCTCTGGTTATGGGTCCAGGACTCGAACTTGTAAGCACCGTTGCCAACCGGCTTTTCGCCGAAGGCCTTGGGATCCTTGAAGAAGGACTCAGGCAGAGGCGCATATGCCGTGTATCCGAGCATAATCGGGAAGACAGAGCTTGCCTCGTTCAGACTGACGGTGAATGTGCTGTCATCAACGACCTTCAGGCCGGAGAGCTGGGCATCAGAAGCGACACCCTTCTCCTGTAGGGCGTCGTAGCCCTTGATGACGGAGAAGAAGCTGGAGCTGACCTGTGCATTGGTCGCGTTGGCACCGTAGCTCCATGCCTTGGTGAAGGATTCGGCGGTCACCGGGGTACCGTCCGAGAATTTCCATCCGTCCTTCAACGTGATGGTGAACTCGGTGTTGTCCGAGTTGGCCTTGATCTCCTTGGCGACCTCGTTCGACGCCTTCCCCTTGGCATCGAATGACACGAGCTTGGCGAACAGCAGATCGATGGGGTTGCCACCGCAGGTCTCGTTGGTGTTGGTCGGAATCAAAGGATTCTGTGGTTCGCAGCCGTATGCGCTGATGATGCTGGTGCTTGCCGAAGCGTCACTGCTTGCGTCGCTTGAACTACTGCCGCAGGCGCTGAGCCCAAGGGCCAGAACGCATGCAGTGGCAGCGAAAAGTGAGAGTTTAGAACTCTTCCTCATTGATTTTGCTCCCCTACTTGATTGTGGTGTGCACAAAGTCTCCTTTGCGCACGTTGGGGTCGGTGCCTTCTTCTCACCGACCCCAACGTCTTTCATCGCTCTATTCTTGTCGCAATTGTCGAATCGCACAATTCCAAAAATTAACAAAAAGGGCATGGAATGACCTATCGGCGTCATCCGGATACCCATCGAATATCTATTCGAATGTCAGTGTCCTATAAGGATTCGGCTATATTCTTGCCTTTCCTGCGTGCGGAA
Proteins encoded:
- a CDS encoding peptide ABC transporter substrate-binding protein, whose protein sequence is MRKSSKLSLFAATACVLALGLSACGSSSSDASSDASASTSIISAYGCEPQNPLIPTNTNETCGGNPIDLLFAKLVSFDAKGKASNEVAKEIKANSDNTEFTITLKDGWKFSDGTPVTAESFTKAWSYGANATNAQVSSSFFSVIKGYDALQEKGVASDAQLSGLKVVDDSTFTVSLNEASSVFPIMLGYTAYAPLPESFFKDPKAFGEKPVGNGAYKFESWTHNQSIKLVKNDAYKGNAPAKNGGITFKMYTDVDPAYADVQAGNLDVLETVPASATTTFQKDDTLQAYNKAGSVFQSFTFPSTLEHFKNDEEGHLRRQAISMSIDRKAIVDKVLGGVGTPAVDFTSPVTPGFSDSLKGNSVLKYNKTEAKKLWDEANKISAWNSSDKLTFAYNADGGAKPVYDAIVNSVKNTLGIDAATNPMPTFSEFRAAVSDRSIKSAFRTGWQPDYPSAENYLKPLYSSSAADGNGSNDGDYKNTAFDELISKAASSSSEDDANKDYQAAQEILLKDLPAVPLYYSNANGVAAKGVKGFTMNWKNLPVYQDLTK
- a CDS encoding ABC transporter permease; protein product: MGKYLLRRVLQMIPVVIGTTLLIYALVFALPGDPVKAMFGDKPINEAVAAQIRSEYNLDKPFIIQYLLFLKNAMTLDFGKTFSGQQVIDVIGRAFPVTIKLALMAFVFEAIFGVIFGIISGLKKGKWYDTVILVVSLLLISVPTFVTGFVMQFVFGVKWHILPVTAGTNPGFLDLLMPAMVLGSVSMAYIIRLTRSEVSSNMNEDYVRTARAKGMTNNSVTMRHILRNSMIPVVTYLGTDIGALMGGAMISERIFNIQGVGNTLYQGILRGEGTLVVSIVTILVLIFVICNLVVDMLYAVLDPRIRYA
- a CDS encoding ABC transporter permease, encoding MSGDATSGVAEDFVITPFPGQERFVAPLDETPLKEVDTVDEDEPATSMWADAWRTLRKNPLFIISGLLIIFILIVAVFPQLFTKLDPNYCTLQNSLNPGSKGHPLGFDQQGCDIYSRVVYGTRTSVSVGILTTLIATLFGGLVGAIAGYYGRWVDALLSRVTDIFFAIPLLLGAIVVLQMFRTSSSIWKVVLVLALFGWVSVARITRGSVMETKNLEFNTASTALGSSPMRNLFRHVIPNSLAPVIVIATTSLGSYIVSEATLSFLGIGLPSTVVSWGGDISTAQVLLRVQPQVLFYPSLALAITVLAFIMMGDAVKDALDPKSRTA